In a genomic window of Curtobacterium flaccumfaciens pv. betae:
- a CDS encoding helix-turn-helix transcriptional regulator — protein MADAQPLQAQDKLAFLLALVPYLIDRERVSVAEAARHFGVPEARIRRAVELIAVSGVPGETMQYQHGDLFDIAWDDFDQNDMIVLTNLVAIDDSPRLSAREASALIAGLQYLSALPEAADRDAIRALMAKLSRGAGGAASTVAVGQDLHDVALATIRRAMSDGRGLVFEYAGPRTQGGTRRVDPLRVESIDTDWYLRAWDLDRQALRTFRLDRMSEARVDDRPAEKTIDQVVIPDTLFQQAADDVIVTVELDSTSLPLVADFLSDTADATDGDGRVRIRLAASHGFDGVVRLVAGLPGRAVVLDPPAARDAVRDFAAAALAAG, from the coding sequence AGGACAAGCTCGCGTTCCTGCTCGCCCTGGTGCCGTACCTGATCGACCGCGAGCGGGTCTCGGTGGCCGAGGCCGCTCGGCACTTCGGTGTGCCCGAGGCCCGCATCCGGCGCGCCGTCGAACTCATCGCGGTGTCCGGGGTGCCCGGCGAGACGATGCAGTACCAGCACGGCGACCTGTTCGACATCGCCTGGGACGACTTCGACCAGAACGACATGATCGTGCTGACCAACCTGGTGGCGATCGACGACTCACCGCGTCTGTCGGCTCGTGAAGCGTCGGCGCTCATCGCCGGCCTGCAGTACCTGTCCGCGCTGCCCGAGGCCGCCGACCGTGACGCCATCCGCGCGCTCATGGCCAAGCTGTCCCGCGGTGCCGGGGGAGCGGCGTCGACCGTCGCCGTCGGGCAGGACCTGCACGACGTCGCCCTCGCCACGATCCGCCGGGCGATGTCCGACGGCCGCGGCCTGGTCTTCGAGTACGCCGGACCGCGGACCCAGGGCGGCACCCGACGGGTCGATCCGCTCCGGGTCGAGTCCATCGACACCGACTGGTACCTGCGCGCGTGGGACCTCGACCGGCAGGCGCTCCGGACGTTCCGGCTCGACCGGATGTCGGAGGCGCGCGTCGACGACCGCCCGGCCGAGAAGACCATCGACCAGGTCGTGATCCCGGACACGCTGTTCCAGCAGGCCGCCGACGACGTCATCGTCACGGTGGAACTCGATTCGACGTCGCTGCCCCTGGTCGCCGACTTCCTGTCCGACACCGCCGACGCGACCGACGGTGACGGTCGTGTGCGCATCCGGCTCGCGGCGTCGCACGGTTTCGACGGCGTGGTCCGGCTCGTCGCGGGGTTGCCGGGTCGTGCCGTGGTGCTCGACCCGCCCGCGGCCCGTGACGCCGTGCGCGACTTCGCGGCCGCGGCCCTCGCTGCGGGCTGA